In one Oncorhynchus keta strain PuntledgeMale-10-30-2019 unplaced genomic scaffold, Oket_V2 Un_contig_23984_pilon_pilon, whole genome shotgun sequence genomic region, the following are encoded:
- the LOC127921917 gene encoding uncharacterized protein LOC127921917 isoform X1: MTCVQVSLEPCVQISLEPCVQISLEPCVQISLEPCVQVSLGPCVQISLGPCVLVSLGPCVQISLEPCVLVSLEPCVQVSLEPCVQVSLEPCVQISLEPCVQVSLEPCVQISLGPCVLVSLEPCVLVSLEPCVLVSLEPCVLVSLEPCVLVSLETCVQVSLEPCVQVSLEPCVQVSLEPCVQVSLEPCVQVSLEPCVQISLGPCVLVSLEPCVQVTLEPCVQVTLEPCVQVSLEPCVLVSLEPCIEVSLEPCVQVSLEPCVQVSHEPCVLVSLEPCIEVSLEPCVQVSLEPCVQVSLSPCLL; the protein is encoded by the exons ATGACTTGTGTCCAggtctctcttgagccttgtgtccagatctctcttgagccttgtgtccagatctctcttgagccttgtgttcagatctctcttgagccttgtgtccag gtctctcttgggCCTTGTGTTCAGATCTCTCTTGGGCCTTGTGTCCTGGTCTCTCTTGGGCCTTGTGTTCAGatctctcttgagccttgtgtcctggtctctcttgagccttgtgtccaggtctctcttgagccttgtgtccaggtctctcttgagccttgtgtccag atctctcttgagccttgtgtccaggtctctcttgagccttgtgtTCAGATCTCTCTTGGGCCTTGCGTCCTggtctctcttgagccttgtgtcctggtctctcttgagccttgtgtcctggtctctcttgagccttgtgtcctggtctctcttgagccttgtgtcctggtctctcttgagacttgtgtccaggtctctcttgagccttgtgtccaggtctctcttgagccttgtgtccaggtctctcttgagccttgtgtccaggtctctcttgagccttgtgtccag gtctctcttgagccttgtgttcagatctctcttgggccttgtgtcctggtctctcttgagccttgtgtccag gtcacgcttgagccttgtgtccaggtcacgcttgagccttgtgtccaggtctctcttgagccttgtgtcctggtctctcttgagccttgtATCGAggtctctcttgagccttgtgtccaggtctctcttgagccttgtgtccaGGTCTCTCATGAGCCTTGTGTCCTggtctctcttgagccttgtATCGAggtctctcttgagccttgtgtccaggtctctcttgagccttgtgtccaGGTCTCCTTGAGTCCATGTCTCTTGTGA
- the LOC127921917 gene encoding uncharacterized protein LOC127921917 isoform X2 gives MTCVQVSLEPCVQISLEPCVQISLEPCVQISLEPCVQVSLGPCVQISLGPCVLVSLGPCVQISLEPCVLVSLEPCVQVSLEPCVQVSLEPCVQISLEPCVQVSLEPCVQISLGPCVLVSLEPCVLVSLEPCVLVSLEPCVLVSLEPCVLVSLETCVQVSLEPCVQVSLEPCVQVSLEPCVQVSLEPCVQVSLEPCVQISLGPCVLVSLEPCVQVTLEPCVQVSLEPCVLVSLEPCIEVSLEPCVQVSLEPCVQVSHEPCVLVSLEPCIEVSLEPCVQVSLEPCVQVSLSPCLL, from the exons ATGACTTGTGTCCAggtctctcttgagccttgtgtccagatctctcttgagccttgtgtccagatctctcttgagccttgtgttcagatctctcttgagccttgtgtccag gtctctcttgggCCTTGTGTTCAGATCTCTCTTGGGCCTTGTGTCCTGGTCTCTCTTGGGCCTTGTGTTCAGatctctcttgagccttgtgtcctggtctctcttgagccttgtgtccaggtctctcttgagccttgtgtccaggtctctcttgagccttgtgtccag atctctcttgagccttgtgtccaggtctctcttgagccttgtgtTCAGATCTCTCTTGGGCCTTGCGTCCTggtctctcttgagccttgtgtcctggtctctcttgagccttgtgtcctggtctctcttgagccttgtgtcctggtctctcttgagccttgtgtcctggtctctcttgagacttgtgtccaggtctctcttgagccttgtgtccaggtctctcttgagccttgtgtccaggtctctcttgagccttgtgtccaggtctctcttgagccttgtgtccag gtctctcttgagccttgtgttcagatctctcttgggccttgtgtcctggtctctcttgagccttgtgtccag gtcacgcttgagccttgtgtccaggtctctcttgagccttgtgtcctggtctctcttgagccttgtATCGAggtctctcttgagccttgtgtccaggtctctcttgagccttgtgtccaGGTCTCTCATGAGCCTTGTGTCCTggtctctcttgagccttgtATCGAggtctctcttgagccttgtgtccaggtctctcttgagccttgtgtccaGGTCTCCTTGAGTCCATGTCTCTTGTGA
- the LOC127921917 gene encoding uncharacterized protein LOC127921917 isoform X3: MTCVQVSLEPCVQISLEPCVQISLEPCVQISLEPCVQVSLGPCVQISLGPCVLVSLGPCVQISLEPCVLVSLEPCVQVSLEPCVQVSLEPCVQISLEPCVQVSLEPCVQISLGPCVLVSLEPCVLVSLEPCVLVSLEPCVLVSLEPCVLVSLEPCVQISLGPCVLVSLEPCVQVTLEPCVQVTLEPCVQVSLEPCVLVSLEPCIEVSLEPCVQVSLEPCVQVSHEPCVLVSLEPCIEVSLEPCVQVSLEPCVQVSLSPCLL; the protein is encoded by the exons ATGACTTGTGTCCAggtctctcttgagccttgtgtccagatctctcttgagccttgtgtccagatctctcttgagccttgtgttcagatctctcttgagccttgtgtccag gtctctcttgggCCTTGTGTTCAGATCTCTCTTGGGCCTTGTGTCCTGGTCTCTCTTGGGCCTTGTGTTCAGatctctcttgagccttgtgtcctggtctctcttgagccttgtgtccaggtctctcttgagccttgtgtccaggtctctcttgagccttgtgtccag atctctcttgagccttgtgtccaggtctctcttgagccttgtgtTCAGATCTCTCTTGGGCCTTGCGTCCTggtctctcttgagccttgtgtcctggtctctcttgagccttgtgtcctggtctctcttgagccttgtgtcctggtctctcttgagccttgtgtcctg gtctctcttgagccttgtgttcagatctctcttgggccttgtgtcctggtctctcttgagccttgtgtccag gtcacgcttgagccttgtgtccaggtcacgcttgagccttgtgtccaggtctctcttgagccttgtgtcctggtctctcttgagccttgtATCGAggtctctcttgagccttgtgtccaggtctctcttgagccttgtgtccaGGTCTCTCATGAGCCTTGTGTCCTggtctctcttgagccttgtATCGAggtctctcttgagccttgtgtccaggtctctcttgagccttgtgtccaGGTCTCCTTGAGTCCATGTCTCTTGTGA
- the LOC127921917 gene encoding signal transducer and activator of transcription 2-like isoform X5 — MTCVQVSLEPCVQISLEPCVQISLEPCVQISLEPCVQVSLGPCVQISLGPCVLVSLGPCVQISLEPCVLVSLEPCVQVSLEPCVQVSLEPCVQISLEPCVQVSLEPCVQISLGPCVLVSLEPCVLVSLEPCVLVSLEPCVQISLGPCVLVSLEPCVQVTLEPCVQVTLEPCVQVSLEPCVLVSLEPCIEVSLEPCVQVSLEPCVQVSHEPCVLVSLEPCIEVSLEPCVQVSLEPCVQVSLSPCLL; from the exons ATGACTTGTGTCCAggtctctcttgagccttgtgtccagatctctcttgagccttgtgtccagatctctcttgagccttgtgttcagatctctcttgagccttgtgtccag gtctctcttgggCCTTGTGTTCAGATCTCTCTTGGGCCTTGTGTCCTGGTCTCTCTTGGGCCTTGTGTTCAGatctctcttgagccttgtgtcctggtctctcttgagccttgtgtccaggtctctcttgagccttgtgtccaggtctctcttgagccttgtgtccag atctctcttgagccttgtgtccaggtctctcttgagccttgtgtTCAGATCTCTCTTGGGCCTTGCGTCCTggtctctcttgagccttgtgtcctggtctctcttgagccttgtgtcctg gtctctcttgagccttgtgttcagatctctcttgggccttgtgtcctggtctctcttgagccttgtgtccag gtcacgcttgagccttgtgtccaggtcacgcttgagccttgtgtccaggtctctcttgagccttgtgtcctggtctctcttgagccttgtATCGAggtctctcttgagccttgtgtccaggtctctcttgagccttgtgtccaGGTCTCTCATGAGCCTTGTGTCCTggtctctcttgagccttgtATCGAggtctctcttgagccttgtgtccaggtctctcttgagccttgtgtccaGGTCTCCTTGAGTCCATGTCTCTTGTGA
- the LOC127921917 gene encoding signal transducer and activator of transcription 2-like isoform X6 has protein sequence MTCVQVSLEPCVQISLEPCVQISLEPCVQISLEPCVQVSLGPCVQISLGPCVLVSLGPCVQISLEPCVLVSLEPCVQVSLEPCVQVSLEPCVQVSLEPCVQVSLEPCVQVSLEPCVQVSLEPCVQVSLEPCVQISLGPCVLVSLEPCVQVTLEPCVQVTLEPCVQVSLEPCVLVSLEPCIEVSLEPCVQVSLEPCVQVSHEPCVLVSLEPCIEVSLEPCVQVSLEPCVQVSLSPCLL, from the exons ATGACTTGTGTCCAggtctctcttgagccttgtgtccagatctctcttgagccttgtgtccagatctctcttgagccttgtgttcagatctctcttgagccttgtgtccag gtctctcttgggCCTTGTGTTCAGATCTCTCTTGGGCCTTGTGTCCTGGTCTCTCTTGGGCCTTGTGTTCAGatctctcttgagccttgtgtcctggtctctcttgagccttgtgtccaggtctctcttgagccttgtgtccaggtctctcttgagccttgtgtccag gtctctcttgagccttgtgtccaggtctctcttgagccttgtgtccaggtctctcttgagccttgtgtccaggtctctcttgagccttgtgtccag gtctctcttgagccttgtgttcagatctctcttgggccttgtgtcctggtctctcttgagccttgtgtccag gtcacgcttgagccttgtgtccaggtcacgcttgagccttgtgtccaggtctctcttgagccttgtgtcctggtctctcttgagccttgtATCGAggtctctcttgagccttgtgtccaggtctctcttgagccttgtgtccaGGTCTCTCATGAGCCTTGTGTCCTggtctctcttgagccttgtATCGAggtctctcttgagccttgtgtccaggtctctcttgagccttgtgtccaGGTCTCCTTGAGTCCATGTCTCTTGTGA
- the LOC127921917 gene encoding signal transducer and activator of transcription 2-like isoform X4, with translation MTCVQVSLEPCVQISLEPCVQISLEPCVQISLEPCVQVSLGPCVQISLGPCVLVSLGPCVQISLEPCVLVSLEPCVQVSLEPCVQVSLEPCVQISLEPCVQVSLEPCVQISLGPCVLVSLEPCVLVSLEPCVLVSLEPCVLVSLEPCVQISLGPCVLVSLEPCVQVTLEPCVQVTLEPCVQVSLEPCVLVSLEPCIEVSLEPCVQVSLEPCVQVSHEPCVLVSLEPCIEVSLEPCVQVSLEPCVQVSLSPCLL, from the exons ATGACTTGTGTCCAggtctctcttgagccttgtgtccagatctctcttgagccttgtgtccagatctctcttgagccttgtgttcagatctctcttgagccttgtgtccag gtctctcttgggCCTTGTGTTCAGATCTCTCTTGGGCCTTGTGTCCTGGTCTCTCTTGGGCCTTGTGTTCAGatctctcttgagccttgtgtcctggtctctcttgagccttgtgtccaggtctctcttgagccttgtgtccaggtctctcttgagccttgtgtccag atctctcttgagccttgtgtccaggtctctcttgagccttgtgtTCAGATCTCTCTTGGGCCTTGCGTCCTggtctctcttgagccttgtgtcctggtctctcttgagccttgtgtcctggtctctcttgagccttgtgtcctg gtctctcttgagccttgtgttcagatctctcttgggccttgtgtcctggtctctcttgagccttgtgtccag gtcacgcttgagccttgtgtccaggtcacgcttgagccttgtgtccaggtctctcttgagccttgtgtcctggtctctcttgagccttgtATCGAggtctctcttgagccttgtgtccaggtctctcttgagccttgtgtccaGGTCTCTCATGAGCCTTGTGTCCTggtctctcttgagccttgtATCGAggtctctcttgagccttgtgtccaggtctctcttgagccttgtgtccaGGTCTCCTTGAGTCCATGTCTCTTGTGA
- the LOC127921917 gene encoding signal transducer and activator of transcription 2-like isoform X7: MTCVQVSLEPCVQISLEPCVQISLEPCVQISLEPCVQVSLGPCVQISLGPCVLVSLGPCVQISLEPCVLVSLEPCVQVSLEPCVQVSLEPCVQISLEPCVQVSLEPCVQISLGPCVLVSLEPCVLVSLEPCVQISLGPCVLVSLEPCVQVTLEPCVQVTLEPCVQVSLEPCVLVSLEPCIEVSLEPCVQVSLEPCVQVSHEPCVLVSLEPCIEVSLEPCVQVSLEPCVQVSLSPCLL, from the exons ATGACTTGTGTCCAggtctctcttgagccttgtgtccagatctctcttgagccttgtgtccagatctctcttgagccttgtgttcagatctctcttgagccttgtgtccag gtctctcttgggCCTTGTGTTCAGATCTCTCTTGGGCCTTGTGTCCTGGTCTCTCTTGGGCCTTGTGTTCAGatctctcttgagccttgtgtcctggtctctcttgagccttgtgtccaggtctctcttgagccttgtgtccaggtctctcttgagccttgtgtccag atctctcttgagccttgtgtccaggtctctcttgagccttgtgtTCAGATCTCTCTTGGGCCTTGCGTCCTggtctctcttgagccttgtgtcctg gtctctcttgagccttgtgttcagatctctcttgggccttgtgtcctggtctctcttgagccttgtgtccag gtcacgcttgagccttgtgtccaggtcacgcttgagccttgtgtccaggtctctcttgagccttgtgtcctggtctctcttgagccttgtATCGAggtctctcttgagccttgtgtccaggtctctcttgagccttgtgtccaGGTCTCTCATGAGCCTTGTGTCCTggtctctcttgagccttgtATCGAggtctctcttgagccttgtgtccaggtctctcttgagccttgtgtccaGGTCTCCTTGAGTCCATGTCTCTTGTGA
- the LOC127921920 gene encoding uncharacterized protein LOC127921920, whose translation MDTTHFLILITPPPSPEQGYKARAASSPHNCNSPLQSTAPKYLIMSMNYMSTERILLKGDYLLSNNGQFKAIFQTDGNFVLYGWGRVVWASNTDNKDAQRLILQQDGNLVIYTTKDHPIWASNTGRCNNTQRGHLTLTDKGTLELYRDRVVIWTS comes from the exons ATGGACACCACCCATTTCCTCATCCTTATTACTCCACCCCCTTCACCTGAGCAGGGATATAAGGCCAGAGCTGCTTCATCACCGCACAACTGCAATTCACCTCTTCAATCGACTGCTCCTAAATACTT AATCATGAGTATGAACTACATGAGCACCGAGAGGATCCTACTGAAAGGGGACTACCTCCTCTCCAACAATGGACAATTTAAAGCTATCTTTCAG ACCGATGGCAACTTTGTGCTCTACGGTTGGGGTCGGGTTGTCTGGGCATCAAACACTGACAACAAAGATGCTCAGAGGCTCATCCTCCAACAGGATGGCAACCTGGTCATCTACACTACAAAGGACCATCCCATTTGGGCAAGTAACACTGGCCGTTGCAACAATACACAAAGAGGCCACCTCACCCTCACTGACAAAGGTACCCTGGAGCTCTACAGAGACCGAGTGGTGATCTGGACATCGTAA
- the LOC127921918 gene encoding LOW QUALITY PROTEIN: 28S ribosomal protein S29, mitochondrial-like (The sequence of the model RefSeq protein was modified relative to this genomic sequence to represent the inferred CDS: inserted 2 bases in 1 codon): MNEVGDQASVGVSRVKSSSDVVGAVLKELRLQAXGGFRLAVAVDGVNGLWGRTTLKKEDKSPVAPEELTLVHNLRKMINNDWCGGAVIATLSQTGSLYAPSSAYLPQELLGEEGFDSMDPFVPVPVSLYSEKEFESCYLYYLDRHWLQHPHSQTEEGKKELIFLSNRNPSVLERLCDFL; the protein is encoded by the exons ATGAATGAGGTCGGGGACCAAGCGAGTGTG GGAGTGTCTCGTGTGAAGAGCAGCAGTGATGTGGTGGGGGCAGTTCTAAAGGAGCTGAGGCTACAGGC GGGGGGCTTCAGGCTGGCTGTGGCTGTTGATGGAGTCAACGGTCTCTGGGGAAGGACCACACTCAAGAAGGAGGACAAGAGCCCT gtGGCTCCAGAGGAGTTGACATTGGTTCATAACTTGAGGAAGATGATCAACAATGACTGG tgtggAGGGGCAGTCATCGCCACGCTGTCTCAGACAGGATCTCTCTACGCTCCAAGCTCTGCCTACCTGCCCCAGGAGCTGCTGGGAGAG GAGGGCTTTGACAGCATGGACCCGTTTGTCCCAGTACCAGTCTCCCTCTACAGTGAGAAGGAGTTTGAGAGCTGTTACCTCTACTACCTGGACCGCCACTGGCTACAACACCCACACA GTcagacagaggaagggaagaaagaaCTGATCTTCCTCAGCAACAGAAACCCTTCTGTACTGGAGAGACTGTGTGACTTCCTGTAA